One part of the Triplophysa dalaica isolate WHDGS20190420 chromosome 25, ASM1584641v1, whole genome shotgun sequence genome encodes these proteins:
- the chd4a gene encoding chromodomain-helicase-DNA-binding protein 4a isoform X2, with the protein MDTFDEDDLDEEMSENEAPKVKKKKKAKKSSRESKGSKRNRSRREDISSPEPGDGPDMDEEDDRSDSEGSTYTPGKKKKKRASTSKEKKRSSSSGDRTSTASKRREPEEDEDEDDDDSEPKSSSQLLDAWGMEDIDHVFTEEDYRTLTNYKAFSQFVRPLIAAKNPKIAVSKMMMVLGAKWREFSTNNPLRGAAAATTALAAATAAATVDVSPVTEPAPAAPAAPLIVEPTPPAPPLRKAKTKEGKGPNARKKSKPAPKPQEKKVKTKKVAPLKIKLGGFNSKRKRSSSEEDEVDVDSDFDDGSMNSMSVSNGSNSRGSRSTSAKKKPKKKTKKDEEGDGYETDHQDYCEVCQQGGEIILCDTCPRAYHMVCLDPDMEKAPEGTWSCPHCEKMGIQWEAREDASEGEEDNDAGGGEAEEDDHHMEFCRVCKDGGELLCCDSCPSSYHIHCLNPPLPEIPNGEWICPRCTCPGMKGKVQKILTWRWTEAPSPTPVPRPLELPADAPDPAPLAGRPEREFFVKWQNMSYWHCSWVTELQLEMHCQVMFRNYQRKNDMDEPPSIDFGCEGDEDKSDKRKIKDPTYAKMEEKYYRFGIKMEWMMIHRILNHSVDKKNNCHYLIKWRDLTYDQSTWEAEDMDVPDFDTYKLQYWNHRELMMGDEGKPGKKMKLKGKMRKLDRPPENPVVDPTMKFERQPEYLDTTGGTLHPYQLEGLNWLRFSWAQGTDTILADEMGLGKTVQTAVFLYSLYKEGHSKGPFLVSAPLSTIINWEREFEMWAPDMYVVTYVGDKDSRAVIRENEFSFENNAIRGGKKASRMKKEASVKFHVLLTSYELITIDTAVLGSIDWACLVVDEAHRLKNNQSKFFRILNNYPLQHKLLLTGTPLQNNLEELFHLLNFLTPERFSNLEGFLEEFADIAKEDQIKKLHDMLGPHMLRRLKADVFKHMPSKTELIVRVELSPMQKKYYKFILTRNFEALNTRGGGNQVSLLNVVMDLKKCCNHPYLFPVAATEAAKLPNGMYEGSALTKAAGKLLLLQKMMKKLKEGGHRVLVFSQMTKMLDLLEDFLENEGYKYERIDGSITGGMRQEAIDRFNAPGAPQFAFLLSTRAGGLGINLATADTVIIYDSDWNPHNDIQAFSRAHRIGQNKKVMIYRFVTKASVEERITQVAKKKMMLTHLVVRPGLGSKTGSMSKQELDDILKFGTEQLFKDELEGENKEDDSSVIHYDDKAIDRLLDRNQDATDDTEIQSMNEYLSSFKVAQYVVKDEEEAEEEVQREIIKQEESVDPDYWEKLLRHHYEQQQEDLARNLGKGKRIRKQVNYNDGSQEDRDWQDDQSDGQSDYSVASEEGDEDFDERSEVNSRRPNRKGLRNDKDKPLPPLLARVSGNIEVLGFNARQRKAFLNAVMRYGMPPQDAFTTQWLVRDLRGKSEKEFKAYVSLFMRHLCEPGADGAESFADGVPREGLSRQHVLTRIGVMSLIRKKVQEFEHVNGQWSIPWMMELNENKTVSAGSQPDSPSKTPSTGTPADTQPNTPAPDSISKAEDVGKDAEKEKEVKNGENEKESSENKESEVIAIPDDDDDDEEDMSTEDKSKDNVKAGESDSDKVDSKQDEVEKKDEKDAEEKTEEKPKSSEADKEPKSSEAEKEPKVAEADKEATDTKGEKEDEPEKMDTTPVTDEKKAQKDEKESAKLEVAVKLPNGESAKDAAAGGTEERKKAKTRFMFNIADGGFTELHSLWQNEERAATVTKKTNEIWHRRHDYWLLAGIIQHGYARWQDIQNDVRFAILNEPFKGEINRGNFLEIKNKFLARRFKLLEQALVIEEQLRRAAYLNMTEDPSHPSMALNTRFSEVECLAESHQHLSKESMSGNKPANAVLHKVLKQLEELLSDMKADVTRLPATIARIPPVAVRLQMSERNILSRLASRGPETQTQQVQQ; encoded by the exons ATGGACACCTTTG ATGAGGATGACCTGGATGAGGAGATGTCAGAGAATGAAGCGCCCAAGgtgaaaaagaagaagaaagccAAGAAAAGTAGCCGCGAGAGCAAAGGCAGCAAACGAAATCGCTCCCGCAGAGAG GATATCAGTTCACCGGAGCCAGGAGACGGCCCTGATATGGATGAAGAGGACGATCGCTCGGACAGCGAGGGAAGCACCTACACACCCGgcaagaaaaagaagaaaagagcCAGCACGTCAAAGGAGAAAAAGAGAAGCAGTTCTTCTGGCGACAGAACCTCAACGGCTTCCAAACGCAGGGAAcctgaagaagatgaagatgaggacGACGATGATTCG GAGCCAAAGAGTTCCTCTCAGCTTCTAGATGCCTGGGGTATGGAGGACATCGATCATGTCTTCACTGAGGAAGACTACAGAACTCTGACTAATTATAAGGCATTCAGCCAATTCGTCAG GCCCCTAATCGCTGCCAAAAATCCCAAAATTGCTGTCTCCAAAATGATGATGGTTCTTGGAGCAAAGTGGCGAGAGTTCAGCACCAACAACCCTCTACGGGGGGCAGCCGCTGCCACCACAGCCCTGGCGGCCGCTACTGCGGCAGCGACGGTTGACGTCTCCCCGGTAACAGAACCAGCACCTGCTGCGCCTGCAGCCCCGCTCATCGTTGAGCCTACCCCTCCAGCACCTCCCCTACGCAAAGCTAAAACTAAAGAGGGCAAGG GTCCAAACGCACGTAAGAAGTCCAAGCCCGCCCCCAAACCTCAGGAGAAGAAGGTGAAGACTAAGAAAGTTGCTCCTCTGAAGATCAAACTAGGAGGCTTCAACAGCAAGAGGAAACGCTCATCT aGTGAAGAAGACGAAGTCGACGTGGACAGTGATTTCGATGACGGCAGTATGAACAGCATGTCCGTGTCAAACGGCTCGAACAGTCGCGGCAGTCGCAGCACCAGCGCCAAGAAGAAGCCCAAGAAGAAGACAAAGAAGG ATGAGGAGGGTGATGGCTATGAAACAGATCATCAGGACTACTGTGAGGTCTGTCAGCAGGGCGGAGAGATCATTCTCTGCGACACCTGCCCAAGAGCCTATCACATGGTCTGCTTGGACCCAGATATGGAGAAGGCACCAGAGGGCACCTGGAGCTGCCCACACTGC GAAAAGATGGGCATCCAGTGGGAGGCACGCGAGGATGCGTCAGAGGGAGAGGAGGATAATGATGCGGGAGGCGGTGAGGCAGAAGAGGACGACCACCACATGGAGTTCTGCAGAGTTTGTAAAGATGGCGGAGAGCTACTGTGCTGTGACTCTTGCCCCTCGTCTTACCACATTCACTGCCTCAATCCCCCCCTGCCCGAGATACCCAACGGAGAATGGATTTGCCCCAGATGCACT tgtCCTGGTATGAAGGGTAAGGTGCAGAAGATTCTGACCTGGCGCTGGACCGAAGCTCCTTCTCCGACCCCTGTTCCACGGCCTCTTGAACTTCCAGCCGATGCTCCAGACCCTGCCCCATTGGCTGGTCGCCCTGAGAGGGAGTTCTTTGTTAAATGGCAGAATATGTCCTATTGGCACTGCTCCTGGGTTACTGAACTACAG CTGGAGATGCATTGTCAGGTGATGTTCAGAAACTACCAACGCAAAAACGACATGGACGAACCGCCGTCCATAGACTTCGGATGTGAGGGAGATGAGGACAAGAGCGACAAGAGGAAGATCAAAGACCCCACCTACGCCAAGATGGAGGAGAAATACTACCGCTTCGGCATCAAGATGGAGTGGATGATGATTCATCGCATTCTGAACCACAG TGTGGATAAAAAGAATAACTGTCACTACCTCATCAAGTGGAGGGACTTGACGTACGATCAGTCCACGTGGGAAGCAGAGGACATGGACGTTCCTGACTTTGACACCTACAAACTGCAGTACTGGAACCACAG GGAGTTAATGATGGGCGACGAAGGTAAACCAGGAAAGAAGATGAAGCTCAAAGGCAAAATGCGAAAACTTGACCGACCTCCAGAGAACCCTGTTGTGGAT CCGACCATGAAGTTTGAGCGTCAGCCGGAATATCTGGACACCACAGGCGGAACACTGCATCCGTACCAGCTGGAGGGGCTGAACTGGCTGCGCTTCTCCTGGGCTCAGGGAACCGACACCATTCTGGCAGACGAGATGGGTTTGGGGAAGACCGTGCAGACTGCCGTTTTCCTTTATTCACTGTATAAGGAG GGTCACTCGAAGGGTCCGTTCCTGGTCAGCGCCCCTCTCTCCACCATCATTAACTGGGAGCGAGAGTTTGAGATGTGGGCCCCAGACATGTACGTGGTCACGTACGTCGGTGACAAAGACAGCAGGGCTGTCATCAGAGAAAACGAGTTCTCGTTCGAGAACAACGCCATTCGCGGTGGCAAGAAAGCCTCTAGGATGAAG AAAGAAGCGTCTGTGAAGTTTCACGTTCTGTTGACCTCCTACGAGTTGATCACTATTGACACGGCCGTTCTGGGCTCCATCGACTGGGCGTGTCTGGTGGTTGATGAGGCCCACAGGCTGAAGAACAACCAATCAAAA TTTTTCAGGATACTGAACAACTACCCGCTACAGCACAAGTTGTTGTTGACTGGAACTCCACTACAAAACAACTTAGAAGAGCTGTTCCATCTGCTGAACTTCCTCACGCCAGAGAGATTcag TAATCTTGAAGGTTTCTTGGAGGAGTTTGCCGATATCGCCAAGGAGGACCAGATCAAGAAGCTTCACGACATGCTGGGACCGCACATGCTCAGGAGACTCAAGGCAGACGTGTTCAAGCACATGCCTTCCAAAACGGAGCTCATCGTGAGAGTGGAGCTCAGCCCCATGCAGAA GAAATATTACAAGTTCATCCTGACGCGTAATTTTGAAGCTTTGAACACCCGTGGTGGAGGAAACCAAGTTTCTCTGCTTAATGTGGTCATGGACCTGAAAAAGTGCTGCAATCATCCTTATCTGTTCCCCGTCGCTGCTACG GAAGCTGCCAAGTTGCCCAATGGGATGTACGAGGGCAGTGCCCTCACAAAAGCTGCTGGCAAACTGTTGCTGCTGcagaagatgatgaagaaacTCAAGGAGGGCGGACACAGGGTGCTCGTCTTTTCTCAG ATGACCAAAATGTTAGATCTTCTGGAGGACTTCCTGGAAAACGAGGGCTACAAATATGAGCGAATCGATGGAAGCATCACGGGAGGAATGAGACAGGAAGCCATCGACCGCTTTAACG CTCCTGGTGCTCCGCAGTTTGCGTTTCTGCTCTCGACCAGAGCTGGTGGTTTGGGAATCAATCTGGCAACCGCAGACACTGTGATCATCTACGACTCAGACTGGAATCCTCACAATGACATTCAG GCCTTTAGCAGAGCTCACAGAATTGGTCAAAACAAGAAGGTGATGATCTATCGTTTCGTGACCAAAGCTTCAGTGGAAGAAAGAATCACTCAG GTGGCCAAAAAAAAGATGATGTTGACTCACTTGGTTGTGCGTCCCGGATTGGGATCGAAGACAGGTTCGATGTCCAAACAGGAGCTGGATGACATCCTTAAATTTGGTACAGAGCAGCTCTTCAAGGATGAATTAGAAG gagagAACAAAGAGGACGACAGCAGCGTGATCCACTATGATGATAAAGCCATCGATCGGCTGCTGGACCGTAACCAAGACGCCACAGATGACACGGAGATCCAGAGCATGAACGAGTATCTCAGCTCCTTCAAAGTGGCTCAGTATGTGGTCAAGGATGAAGAGGAAGCT GAGGAAGAGGTTCAGAGAGAGATCATCAAGCAGGAGGAGAGCGTAGATCCAGATTACTGGGAGAAGTTGCTGAGACATCACTACGAGCAGCAGCAGGAGGATCTGGCCCGTAACCTCGGCAAAGGCAAACGTATCCGCAAACAGGTCAACTACAACGACGGCTCTCAGGAAGACAGAG ACTGGCAGGATGATCAGTCTGACGGCCAATCAGATTATTCTGTCGCCTCAGAGGAAGGAGACGAAGATTTCGATGAGCGATCTGAAG TCAATTCACGGCGACCCAACAGGAAAGGTCTCAGGAACGATAAAGACAAGCCATTGCCCCCCCTGCTGGCCAGAGTGAGCGGCAACATTGAG gtCTTGGGTTTCAACGCTCGCCAGAGGAAGGCTTTCCTGAATGCTGTCATGCGTTACGGGATGCCTCCCCAGGACGCCTTCACCACCCAGTGGCTCGTCCGAGACCTGCGTGGGAAATCCGAGAAAGAGTTCAA AGCTTACGTTTCCCTCTTCATGCGACACTTGTGTGAACCAGGTGCAGATGGCGCTGAAAGCTTTGCTGACGGAGTCCCGCGGGAGGGGTTGTCAAGGCAACACGTACTTACCCGTATCGGTGTAATGTCATTGATCCGAAAGAAG GTTCAGGAATTCGAGCATGTGAACGGTCAGTGGTCCATCCCCTGGATGATGGAGCTGAACGAAAATAAAACCGTGTCTGCCGGCAGCCAGCCGGACTCGCCCAGCAAAACGCCCTCTACCGGCACTCCTGCCGATACTCAGCCAAACACGCCCGCTCCAG ATAGTATATCCAAAGCAGAAGATGTGGGGAAAGatgcagagaaagagaaagaggtcAAAAATggagagaatgagaaagaaTCCAGCGAGAACAAAGAGAGTGAA GTCATCGCCATCccggatgatgatgatgatgatgaggaggataTGTCCACCGAAGACAAAAGCAAAGACAATGTTAAAGCCGGTGAGTCTGATTCAGACAAAGTGGACAGCAAGCAGGATGAAGTAGAGAAAAAAGATGAGAAAGATGCAGAGGAAAAGACAGAGGAGAAACCCAAATCATCTGAGGCTGACAAGGAACCCAAATCTTCTGAAGCTGAAAAGGAACCCAAGGTAGCTGAAGCTGACAAAGAAGCTACAGACACCAAAG GAGAAAAGGAAGATGAGCCTGAGAAGATGGACACTACCCCTGTTACAGATGAGAAGAAAG CTCAAAAGGACGAAAAAGAATCTGCTAAGTTGGAGGTGGCCGTGAAACTGCCTAACGGTGAGAGCGCCAAAGACGCAGCTGCGGGAGGAACTGAAGAGAGGAAGAAAGCGAAGACCCGCTTCATGTTTAACATTGCAGATGGAGGATTTACTG aactGCACTCACTATGGCAGAACGAGGAGCGTGCCGCCACGGTTACCAAGAAGACCAATGAGATCTGGCATCGTCGCCATGACTACTGGCTACTCGCTGGAATCATACA ACACGGTTACGCCCGCTGGCAGGACATTCAGAATGACGTCCGGTTCGCCATTCTCAACGAGCCCTTCAAAGGGGAAATCAACCGAGGAAACTTCCTGGAAATCAAGAACAAGTTTCTGGCCAGGAGATTTAAG TTGCTGGAGCAGGCGCTGGTCATCGAGGAGCAGCTGCGCAGAGCTGCGTATCTGAACATGACTGAAGACCCCTCTCACCCCTCCATGGCTCTCAACACACGCTTCAGTGAAGTGGAGTGTCTGGCCGAATCTCACCAGCACTTGAGCAAGGAATCCATGTCGGGAAACAAACCCGCCAACGCTGTCCTTCATAAAG TACTGAAACAGCTGGAGGAGCTCCTTAGCGACATGAAAGCAGATGTCACTCGTCTCCCAGCCACCATCGCTCGGATACCACCGGTCGCCGTGAGGCTGCAGATGTCGGAGAGAAACATTCTCAGTCGTTTGGCCAGCAGAGGACCAGAGACACAGACACAGCAG GTGCAGCAGTAG